In Ruminococcus sp. HUN007, a genomic segment contains:
- a CDS encoding flavin reductase family protein, producing the protein MPKVTWKPGTLMAPLPAVLVSCGTMEKANVFTVAWTGIINTHPTMVYISVRPSRHSYEIIRRSGEFVINLTTSAMAHSVDFCGVRSGSKIDKIEKCGFHKEKASKVEAPVISESPLSLECKVTEVKHLGTHDMFIAEVVAVDIEERYIDSKGKLNLQQAGLMAYSHGEYFSLGRKLGEFGYSVRKKPAKKKTKPVKDIKQKS; encoded by the coding sequence ATGCCTAAGGTAACATGGAAACCGGGAACACTCATGGCACCGCTTCCGGCTGTGCTCGTTTCCTGCGGAACAATGGAAAAGGCAAATGTGTTTACTGTTGCCTGGACTGGAATAATCAATACCCATCCGACGATGGTGTACATTTCAGTTAGACCGAGCAGACACTCCTATGAAATAATTCGCAGAAGCGGAGAATTTGTTATCAATCTCACAACTTCGGCAATGGCACATTCAGTTGATTTCTGCGGAGTGCGTTCCGGCAGTAAGATAGACAAAATAGAAAAGTGTGGTTTTCACAAGGAAAAGGCATCAAAGGTGGAGGCACCTGTTATTTCGGAAAGCCCGCTGAGTCTTGAATGTAAGGTCACTGAAGTAAAGCATCTCGGCACGCACGATATGTTCATCGCCGAGGTCGTTGCCGTGGATATCGAGGAAAGATATATCGACAGCAAAGGCAAGCTAAATCTCCAGCAGGCAGGCCTTATGGCCTACTCCCACGGTGAATATTTCTCACTCGGCAGAAAACTCGGCGAGTTCGGGTATTCGGTGAGAAAGAAGCCGGCAAAGAAGAAAACAAAGCCTGTGAAAGACATCAAGCAGAAAAGCTGA
- a CDS encoding HAMP domain-containing sensor histidine kinase produces the protein MAIGGYAENILDGKLTDEEQKEYLEAIIENVEFADSTMSRTLMLNSMDGNAGFKYETTDVGKVVSEVVKKYEPLLEQNNISFSLEGSATVKAESTSFEKIVENLISNAVKYTPDNGSIKVTADRKKTGHFQYRKRKDRYQKAQRSFCPR, from the coding sequence ATGGCGATAGGCGGCTACGCCGAGAACATCCTTGACGGAAAGCTGACAGACGAGGAACAGAAGGAATATCTTGAAGCTATAATCGAAAACGTGGAATTTGCAGACTCTACCATGAGCAGGACGCTTATGCTCAACAGCATGGACGGAAACGCTGGATTTAAGTATGAAACGACCGATGTGGGCAAGGTAGTAAGTGAAGTAGTGAAGAAATATGAGCCGCTGCTTGAACAGAATAATATAAGCTTTTCACTTGAAGGCAGCGCGACAGTCAAGGCCGAATCAACATCTTTCGAAAAGATAGTGGAAAACCTCATTTCCAACGCAGTGAAATACACACCGGATAACGGTAGTATCAAAGTAACAGCTGACAGAAAAAAAACTGGTCATTTCCAATACCGTAAACGGAAAGATAGATACCAGAAAGCTCAAAGATCCTTTTGTCCGCGGTGA
- a CDS encoding response regulator transcription factor, which translates to MAMKILLIEDDLQICKVITKYFTNNGAEITEVHNGTDALDTIEQGLDGYSLVLLDIMLPGADGFTVCRSIRRRSDIPVIFITARAREEDILHGYDLGCDDYIVKPFLLTALFAKCTAVVKRNEGIQNSVVRCGAISIDTRKLICCVGDEEVDLTQKEFALMSYLINHEGWVVDRNTLLDKVWGEDYFGVDRVVDNTVKRLRKKLGEAGKQIHTAIGRGYKLTDN; encoded by the coding sequence ATGGCAATGAAAATTCTGCTTATTGAAGATGATCTGCAGATCTGTAAGGTAATAACGAAGTATTTTACTAACAACGGTGCGGAGATAACAGAAGTGCATAACGGCACTGACGCTCTTGATACCATTGAACAGGGACTTGACGGTTATTCGCTGGTCCTGCTTGATATTATGCTTCCGGGTGCCGACGGATTTACAGTATGCCGCAGTATAAGGCGCCGCAGCGACATACCGGTCATATTCATAACAGCAAGAGCCCGCGAGGAGGATATCCTTCACGGCTATGATCTCGGATGCGATGACTACATAGTAAAGCCATTTCTTTTAACTGCTCTTTTCGCAAAATGCACCGCAGTGGTAAAACGCAATGAGGGGATACAGAACAGCGTTGTAAGATGCGGAGCCATAAGCATTGATACCAGAAAGCTTATCTGCTGTGTAGGTGATGAGGAAGTTGACCTGACGCAGAAGGAGTTTGCGTTAATGAGTTATCTGATAAATCACGAGGGCTGGGTGGTTGACCGCAACACCCTGCTTGACAAGGTATGGGGAGAAGATTATTTCGGCGTTGACCGTGTGGTGGATAACACCGTAAAGCGTCTGAGGAAAAAGCTCGGCGAAGCCGGAAAACAGATACATACCGCAATCGGCAGAGGATATAAGCTCACGGACAATTAA